From the genome of Brachionichthys hirsutus isolate HB-005 chromosome 9, CSIRO-AGI_Bhir_v1, whole genome shotgun sequence:
AAAAACACGATGACATCAAGATCCCTCGACTTTTGGGTGCAATGAAAAAACGCGGCAGGCCCGACATGGAGCAGCGTCCCTTCAAGTGCTCCCACTGCCACTGGACCTTTAAGAAACTATGCAACCTGCAAAGCcacttacaaacacacactggcctCAAGCCACATGTGTGTGACATATGTGGCAAGGCCTACTCCCATCAGGGaacgctgcagcagcacaagcGCCTCCACACAGGTGAAAGGCCATATCATTGCCCCTTCTGCGTAAAGACCTACATCTGGTCCTCAGATTACCGGAAGCATATCCGCACCCACACCGGTGAAAAGCCCTACACCTGTGACGCCTGCGGGAAGGATTTCATTCGCTCCTCTGACCTGCGGAAGCATGAGcgaaacatacacacaaacaacaagCCTTTCCCGTGCACGCACTGCGGCAAGACCTTCAACAAGCCCCTCTCCCTGAAGCGCCACGAGCGCAAGCACTTGGGAGAAAGACCTTTCTCTTGCTCCGACTGCGGGAAAGCCTTTGCTCTGGCCAGTCGAATGGCAGAGCACAAGAAGATCCACGCCGGGGTGCGTCCCTACACCTGCTCGGTTTGCTCCAAGTGTTTCACAAAGTCCTCCAACCTGATCGAGCACGAGGCCATTCACAGCGGGCTGCGGCCCCATAAGTGTAAAGAGTGCGGCGTGGCGTTCGCCATGGCTTCCCGCCTGGTCCGTCACCAGTACGTCCACAGTAAAGAGAAACCCCACAGCTGTTCGGGGTGCAGCAAGCGCTTCAGCCACGTAGCCACCTTGAAGCTTCACCAGGAGCAAGCCTGTGCTGGAAGGATCTTTGTCTGCATGGACTGTGGCAAATCTTTCCAGTGTGCTGAAAAGCTTTCAAAGCATATGCTGAACCACAGGGACAAGAATGTCTGATCATGCTTGTAACACAGGTACCACAAACATCCAACACTGTTTGTTAGCTATAAGCTAAACTACTGCAACTCACTAAACGGAGTCTACCTCTGCCAAGGGCGCGTCCTTGCAGGGatttgtctgtcagcaggaagctgaagaCTTGAATGGGTGAGATGAAATGTTTTAGCATCGTCGAGGTGAAAATCCCGATATGCTGTTCCTGATTTGCTGCCCATTCGCGGCGTTCCTCAGGGAGACGTGGGAAGAAGCAGCTGCACGTGCAGTTCTCTTACCAGGATAGCTCGCCATGCTTCGAGGGAGGAGAGCCCCATTACGATTTGTATTTTAGAAATGGCAGGTGTGCCACAGGGAGATTGAAGCGCAGTCCCAAATTGCACTGAGAAGTGAGTTTatgttctccagctgctgtcgAGTATTTCgatatgcatttaaaatataaatacatttacctTTACCTTTACCTTCGGCACTGTGTTCTCGTTAGAACATTTGGGATGAAGCCGTCCCATCGTCAGCAATGGAATTGACAACACACGAGAGCAGTCAGTTAAGCAATAAGGACAACGTCGTCTCTTTCATAGGGACATGCAGGCAGTTCATCGTGATGAACGACCACCAACAATGCAGGAGCATGCCTGATAAAGTTAGGAAGTGAAACGTATGGATGCATAATCATTTAAATACCCAAAAGCACAGCTTTGACGACCAGTTCCCAGGGTGGGACGACGCTGGATATTGTCCTCATGTTTTAACCTGCCGCTGCCTCATGCATTCAGGTATCACCAATAACTGGTTCAAGCTCAGGTGCAGCCAGATTGTTTCGTGTATTCAGGGAGATTTGATGGACGGGTGAGACATTGCTCTCTTATTGTTTATCGTTTTTAGATTCCATGCGTGAATATATTTGATGTCAGAGTAATTTCGCTTCATTTTGATTGTGAACATAACTTGTTTCACACTATTTTACCGTCCAGCCTACACAGTATGCATGACCTTTTAAAGGAAAGGTTATATTACTGTGGAAGGAAGCCAAGCGGCTGTGACTGGCTGCACAGATAAgttactgcagcagcagctgctgtgttATTGGCTCAGGTGATAATCTCTTAATAGAGTACACAAACAGTATTTACTGGTATGGAGTACTATTTCTCTGAATGCTTTCTACTTCAACGcattcatttttgtttcctgAACGTCATTATGTGTGATACGTTATTTTTAACACTATTTCCAGACACAAGCATGTTTGATTTTCAAACTCAAACATATCCTGCAGGAGCTCAAACAGTATTAGGGAGACATTACATGTTTGGGATGAAggtcaataaaatgttttttaacaagatgtttaacaaaataataatcaacaagCACtatctgaatgtgtttatgcTTCTGCATGTTACTGGCAACCTGTGATAATCCAGGTTGCTCTTCGATCCAGGCGAGTGTGTCGCACTCACACTTGGCAACTGGACACTAACGGTAAAAGGAGACGACAGCTGCCATGTTGTCACTCGAAGTGAGATGCCCCGTTTGGAATCCCAGCTGTTTCTGCTACAAAGATACGATTAACTGgcaattattacattttgtgtgCGATTACAGAGGGACAACAAAATATTGGCAAGTAGAAAAAACCAAAATCTAAATGATAGAAATAGATCTCATCAAGTCAAACCAGCACATAGTCTCCTATTTACATGCATTTTAAGGAGCCTACACTGGTTTTGTTGAAACAGAACTATTAATAAAGGCCTTTCTCAGAACACAAATATCATTAGCACACATACATTTTGGGTGTGGGGTGGTGTAGGGGGTGCCATCTGTTTGCCTGCCAGAGGTCTCTCCAATGCCCCCAGGAAGACTCCGACCCCTGAATTTGTCTTTTGTAGATGTAAGCCTTGATTGCAAACTCAACTCAAAGGCAGATAACATTTGAGTGTGGTTCTCAATCAGATTACATTCGAGTGTGGCTCTCAATCAGATTACATTTGAGTGTGGCTCTCAATCAGATTACATTTGAGTGTGGCTCTCAATCAGATTACATTTGAGTGTGGCTCTCAATCAGATTACAGTTGAGTGTGGATCTCAATCAGATTACATTTGAGTGTGGTTCTCAATCAGATAACATTTGAGTGTGGCTCTCAATCAGATTACATTTGAGTAAATCTGCAACAAAGGGAGCACACAAGGAGTCTAATAAAAGCCCAGTATAAACCAGA
Proteins encoded in this window:
- the znf648 gene encoding zinc finger protein 648; this encodes MEQRPFKCSHCHWTFKKLCNLQSHLQTHTGLKPHVCDICGKAYSHQGTLQQHKRLHTGERPYHCPFCVKTYIWSSDYRKHIRTHTGEKPYTCDACGKDFIRSSDLRKHERNIHTNNKPFPCTHCGKTFNKPLSLKRHERKHLGERPFSCSDCGKAFALASRMAEHKKIHAGVRPYTCSVCSKCFTKSSNLIEHEAIHSGLRPHKCKECGVAFAMASRLVRHQYVHSKEKPHSCSGCSKRFSHVATLKLHQEQACAGRIFVCMDCGKSFQCAEKLSKHMLNHRDKNV